A region of Paucidesulfovibrio gracilis DSM 16080 DNA encodes the following proteins:
- a CDS encoding CDP-glycerol glycerophosphotransferase family protein — protein sequence MDEELRDFLKRQARITAEYTLLGERTPKDKQRYVFIGRRRGGFSGNTKYQFLHMLRHHPELDCRYFTEERGVYNELCDAGLPAAYFPSRHAVEVLAGAGTVVVESISFRTQIYYPLLAGARQIQLWHGVGNKKIGFLLRGVPVLQGYEDDLLRDHSDYDLIVSTSPFYTEEVFRKSMHAKEFASLGYPRTDVLYRPVDKQTLVGCDLQAYSRVRRAAKRGPVVLFAPTFRDTDMNPITQNVLDLRRLVELFAEHDAHLLVKPHGRIPLETGTLPDNVTFCRSDSDVYPFFPLVDAMITDYSSIHTEFLLMNRPVLFFWADFDSYMAVDRGFQFPFESMCPGPKCRDAESLIRELENVLTGGPDHWAEARSALRDKAFSHQDGRSAQRVAEHILQGEFAPAVSGQTVS from the coding sequence ATGGACGAGGAACTGCGGGATTTTTTGAAACGACAGGCCAGAATCACGGCCGAATACACCCTGCTGGGCGAGCGCACCCCCAAGGACAAACAGCGCTATGTCTTTATCGGACGTCGGCGGGGCGGTTTTTCCGGCAATACCAAATATCAGTTTCTGCACATGTTGCGGCATCACCCGGAATTGGACTGCCGATACTTCACCGAGGAGCGCGGGGTATACAACGAATTGTGCGATGCGGGTCTTCCCGCTGCATATTTCCCATCGCGCCATGCCGTGGAAGTGCTGGCCGGAGCCGGAACCGTGGTGGTGGAATCCATCAGTTTCCGGACGCAAATTTATTATCCGCTGCTGGCCGGAGCCAGGCAGATTCAGCTCTGGCACGGCGTAGGCAACAAAAAGATCGGGTTTTTGCTGCGGGGCGTTCCGGTCCTCCAGGGCTATGAGGACGACCTCCTGCGCGACCACAGCGACTACGACCTCATTGTTTCCACCTCGCCGTTCTACACCGAGGAAGTGTTCCGCAAGTCCATGCATGCCAAGGAGTTCGCCTCCCTGGGGTATCCGCGTACGGATGTTTTGTACCGGCCTGTGGACAAGCAAACCCTGGTGGGCTGCGATCTCCAGGCCTACTCCCGGGTACGCCGCGCCGCCAAGCGCGGTCCTGTGGTGCTCTTTGCGCCCACGTTCCGCGATACGGACATGAATCCCATCACCCAGAACGTCCTGGACCTGCGTCGGCTGGTGGAGCTTTTTGCCGAGCACGACGCCCACCTGCTGGTCAAGCCCCACGGTCGGATTCCCCTGGAAACCGGAACCCTGCCGGACAACGTCACTTTTTGCCGTTCCGATTCGGACGTCTATCCCTTCTTCCCCCTGGTGGACGCCATGATTACAGATTATTCCTCCATCCACACGGAATTTTTGCTTATGAATCGTCCCGTGTTGTTTTTCTGGGCGGATTTTGACAGTTATATGGCCGTGGACCGGGGGTTTCAGTTCCCGTTTGAGTCCATGTGTCCCGGGCCGAAATGCCGCGACGCGGAAAGCCTGATCCGTGAGCTGGAAAACGTGCTCACCGGCGGACCGGACCACTGGGCCGAAGCCCGGAGCGCCCTGCGCGACAAAGCGTTTTCCCATCAGGATGGCCGTTCCGCCCAGCGTGTGGCCGAACACATCCTGCAAGGCGAATTCGCGCCAGCCGTCAGTGGGCAGACCGTTTCCTGA
- a CDS encoding 6-hydroxymethylpterin diphosphokinase MptE-like protein: MNEPKTIRNGATYFGRIDRQQWNGWTVLALGDVDVDPDIPEEYVVRVPNPAQVRPENLVERLPGEHARRPLALVMPEQPGPDNGAAQRRLLMHLLRKHYHAVFEGLTRQDPPGPLQPLLRGLRDPSRSIHQLQNYPWLLRYPLVDQLQNVFQDTPALILVGGPSFRELLPRLPELAKHCLVICIARTLRPCLEAGVEPDFVVQYDTNPEQAQFYEELPRLEHTTLVSLSTAYIAPYADLFRGVLFRGSFGKNFLPNPFTMREGTEGSLIACLGLVEVLGCSHTFVTGTDLSWPLDGCRYGTSKVSEFSESEETAIAPDDQRVHLVNGMWVRLRRRDGEIVNSNWNFVAAAVKAETMAREINQANGTRFFTMNDSTLLDDEVFPTSPEEAVRALPTLDRHALRQTIDTALTTRESIHLERLYEYLKSWEQGLASMGELFAMRRLNPKEQSKLKTDMFVRLLENFRGACWMRGMNDPVESASRFIRIWKGHNARAAKLALAHHRVAGGIPLPLLCRADEQPGLLRALEQYLPGGRFTIRLVVPFGKKKTSPTEFDDMDLKPLLDGYDLILVSPAVQKRYRHFWSMAPDDSVLDVDWLVGQRSI, from the coding sequence ATGAACGAACCCAAGACCATTCGTAACGGCGCAACCTATTTCGGACGCATCGATCGGCAACAATGGAACGGCTGGACTGTGCTGGCTCTTGGGGATGTGGACGTGGATCCGGACATTCCGGAAGAGTATGTGGTCCGGGTTCCGAATCCGGCGCAAGTCCGGCCGGAGAATTTGGTCGAGCGTCTTCCCGGGGAGCATGCCCGGCGGCCTCTTGCCCTGGTCATGCCCGAGCAGCCCGGTCCAGACAATGGCGCGGCCCAACGCCGATTGCTCATGCATCTGCTCCGCAAACATTACCATGCCGTGTTCGAAGGGCTTACGCGGCAGGATCCTCCCGGGCCTTTGCAGCCTTTGCTGCGCGGACTGCGCGACCCCTCCAGAAGCATCCATCAATTGCAGAATTATCCCTGGCTGCTGCGCTACCCTCTGGTGGACCAATTGCAAAACGTCTTTCAGGATACGCCGGCACTGATCTTGGTGGGCGGTCCCTCTTTTCGTGAGCTGCTGCCCCGCCTGCCGGAGCTGGCCAAGCATTGCCTGGTGATCTGCATCGCCCGCACCCTGCGCCCCTGCCTGGAGGCCGGGGTGGAGCCGGATTTTGTGGTGCAGTACGACACCAATCCCGAGCAGGCCCAGTTCTATGAAGAATTGCCGCGGCTGGAGCACACCACGCTTGTTTCCCTGTCCACGGCCTACATCGCTCCCTATGCGGATTTGTTCCGTGGGGTGCTCTTTCGCGGCAGCTTCGGCAAAAATTTTCTGCCCAACCCGTTCACCATGCGCGAAGGCACCGAAGGCTCGCTCATTGCCTGTTTGGGATTGGTGGAGGTGTTGGGCTGTTCCCATACGTTCGTCACCGGCACGGACCTGAGTTGGCCTTTGGACGGATGCCGGTATGGGACATCAAAGGTCTCCGAATTTTCAGAGTCGGAAGAGACGGCCATCGCTCCCGACGACCAGCGGGTTCACCTGGTGAACGGCATGTGGGTGCGACTGCGGCGTCGGGATGGTGAAATCGTCAATTCCAACTGGAACTTTGTGGCTGCCGCGGTCAAGGCCGAAACCATGGCTCGGGAAATCAATCAGGCCAACGGTACCCGGTTTTTCACCATGAATGACAGCACCCTGCTGGATGATGAGGTGTTTCCCACCAGCCCCGAAGAAGCGGTGCGCGCCCTGCCGACCCTGGACCGCCACGCCCTGCGGCAGACCATTGACACGGCTTTGACGACGAGGGAATCCATTCATCTTGAGCGGCTCTATGAGTACCTCAAGTCCTGGGAGCAGGGACTTGCCTCCATGGGGGAACTTTTTGCCATGCGCCGCCTGAATCCCAAGGAGCAGTCCAAACTGAAGACCGACATGTTTGTGCGGCTGCTGGAAAATTTTCGCGGTGCCTGCTGGATGCGCGGAATGAATGATCCCGTGGAGTCGGCTTCACGCTTTATCCGCATTTGGAAAGGCCACAACGCCCGGGCCGCAAAACTGGCTTTGGCGCACCACCGCGTGGCCGGGGGGATTCCCCTGCCGTTGCTCTGCCGTGCGGATGAGCAACCCGGCCTGCTGCGCGCTTTGGAGCAATACCTGCCCGGAGGCCGGTTCACGATCCGGCTGGTGGTTCCCTTTGGCAAAAAGAAGACCAGCCCCACGGAATTCGACGACATGGACCTCAAGCCCCTGCTGGATGGATACGATTTGATCCTGGTATCGCCCGCTGTGCAGAAGCGGTATCGCCACTTCTGGAGCATGGCTCCGGACGACAGCGTGTTGGACGTGGACTGGCTGGTCGGGCAGCGCTCCATATAG